The Mycobacterium seoulense genome has a window encoding:
- a CDS encoding inositol monophosphatase family protein — protein sequence MDLDALVKKASAILDDATDPFLAGHRADSAVQKKGNDFATDVDLAIERQVVDALTEATGIGVHGEEFGGSDVDSEWVWVLDPVDGTFNYAAGSPMAGILLGLLHHGDPVAGLTWLPFVDQRYTAVVDGPLMKNGVAQPSLAPVDLTDALIGAGSFSADARGRFPGRYRMAVLENLSRVSSRLRMHGSTGLDLAYVADGVLGGSISFGGHVWDHAAGVALVRAAGGVVTDVHGEPWTPASDSALAAGPHAHAELLEILRSTGRPEDF from the coding sequence ATGGACCTGGACGCGTTGGTCAAGAAGGCGTCGGCGATCCTCGACGACGCCACCGACCCGTTCCTTGCCGGCCACCGCGCCGATTCGGCGGTCCAGAAGAAGGGCAACGACTTCGCCACCGACGTGGACCTCGCGATCGAGCGGCAGGTGGTCGACGCGCTGACCGAGGCCACCGGAATCGGCGTGCATGGCGAGGAATTCGGCGGCAGCGACGTCGACTCGGAATGGGTGTGGGTGCTCGACCCGGTCGACGGCACGTTCAACTATGCGGCGGGATCGCCGATGGCGGGAATCCTGCTGGGGTTGCTGCACCACGGCGACCCGGTGGCCGGGCTGACGTGGCTGCCCTTCGTCGACCAGCGCTACACCGCGGTGGTGGACGGTCCGTTGATGAAAAACGGTGTCGCCCAGCCGTCGCTGGCCCCCGTCGACCTGACCGACGCCCTGATCGGTGCCGGCTCGTTCAGCGCCGACGCGCGGGGCCGGTTCCCGGGGCGCTACCGGATGGCGGTGCTGGAGAACCTCAGCCGGGTGTCGTCGCGCCTGCGGATGCACGGCTCCACGGGGCTCGACCTCGCCTACGTCGCCGACGGCGTCCTCGGTGGCTCGATCAGTTTCGGGGGCCACGTGTGGGACCACGCCGCGGGCGTGGCGCTGGTGCGTGCGGCGGGCGGCGTCGTCACCGACGTCCACGGTGAACCGTGGACCCCCGCGTCGGATTCCGCGCTGGCCGCGGGGCCACACGCGCACGCGGAGCTTCTCGAGATCCTGCGCAGCACCGGCCGACCGGAGGACTTCTGA